The Vibrio navarrensis genome has a segment encoding these proteins:
- a CDS encoding sugar transferase produces MAKRLFDLFLSFIGIFCLLPVFISVACWIKLDSPGPVFFRQTRVGYKGNPFRIHKFRTMKVQAESEGRLTIGNDSRITRSGQFLRKSKIDELPQLIDVFLGNMSLVGPRPEVQEFIDCYPTDVKDKVLSVKPGITDRASIEMVDESDILGQYSDPKKAYIDVILPVKQTYYLQYVDNHTILDDIFIIFSTIKKIIKRT; encoded by the coding sequence TTTGATCTATTTCTATCCTTCATCGGGATTTTTTGTCTATTGCCAGTTTTTATTTCTGTGGCTTGTTGGATTAAGCTGGACTCACCTGGTCCGGTTTTTTTTAGACAAACAAGAGTTGGTTACAAGGGGAATCCATTTCGAATTCATAAATTTCGAACAATGAAAGTGCAGGCAGAGAGCGAAGGCCGATTAACGATAGGTAACGATAGCAGGATCACTCGATCTGGACAATTTTTGAGGAAGAGCAAAATCGACGAGCTACCGCAACTCATCGATGTGTTCCTAGGTAATATGAGCCTAGTTGGCCCTCGTCCAGAAGTGCAAGAATTTATTGATTGTTATCCAACGGATGTTAAGGATAAAGTTTTATCGGTAAAGCCGGGTATTACTGATCGGGCATCAATCGAGATGGTCGATGAGAGTGATATTTTAGGTCAGTATAGTGATCCCAAAAAAGCCTACATTGATGTGATTTTGCCAGTGAAGCAGACATATTATTTACAATATGTCGATAATCATACTATCTTAGATGATATTTTTATTATATTTTCTACAATAAAGAAAATAATCAAGAGAACATAA
- a CDS encoding polysaccharide biosynthesis protein produces the protein MDKLAYIWSLPRMHKRLISLAIDTLLITFSFFLALAARTGEVSFSVSGPTWLTLLGTLTVTLIAFTKLGLYRAVLRYLTFHALTVVVIGAVISALSITSFAYYFDAAVPRTVPVIYMTFLAILCGGARMLVRSLIVQASRKGSERVLIFGAGSTGRQLAIALRNAESYQVQGFIDNDPSLANTIIQGINVYSPSSVDQLVERQGIEKILLATPRASRSERKTIIDSLLHLPVEVLTVPDFNDIVNGNATVDELKDVAIEDLLGRDPVAPNPDLMKANIQGKVVMVTGAGGSIGSELCRQIVRQKPKSLVLFELSEFGLYQIDKELSNLVETEKLNVEIIPLLGSVQRINRVSTTMRAFGVQTVYHAAAYKHVPLVEYNVVEGVRNNVFGTYYTAKAAIEAGVESFVLISTDKAVRPTNVMGTSKRMAELGLQALAQQENSKPNGTRFCMVRFGNVLGSSGSVIPLFKRQIEEGKAITVTHPDIIRYFMTIPEAAQLVIQAGAMGKGGDVFVLDMGQPVKIVDLAKNLIRLSGLEVKSPSNPNGDIEIKFTGLRPGEKLYEELLIGDNVEGTEHERIMTANEQFLPLEQFNHILEDLDLACHHFDHEAIRQILLETPTGFNPTDGIGDLVWNAKKKLKASQAKVVEMKVTA, from the coding sequence ATGGACAAGTTGGCTTATATTTGGTCTCTGCCTCGGATGCATAAGCGTCTGATCAGTTTGGCTATTGATACTTTATTGATCACCTTCTCTTTCTTTCTCGCCTTGGCGGCGCGAACGGGAGAGGTCTCTTTTTCGGTTTCAGGGCCAACTTGGTTAACGCTGCTTGGCACCTTAACCGTAACGCTAATCGCCTTTACCAAACTGGGGTTGTATCGCGCGGTATTGCGTTACCTAACTTTCCATGCGTTAACGGTCGTTGTGATTGGTGCGGTGATCTCCGCACTTTCTATCACCAGCTTTGCCTACTATTTTGATGCCGCGGTGCCGCGTACGGTGCCTGTCATCTATATGACATTCCTCGCTATTCTCTGTGGCGGGGCGCGCATGTTGGTGCGCTCACTCATTGTGCAGGCTAGCCGTAAAGGCTCTGAACGGGTATTGATTTTTGGCGCGGGCAGCACAGGGCGGCAGCTCGCCATCGCGTTAAGAAATGCGGAATCGTATCAAGTACAAGGCTTTATTGATAATGATCCATCATTAGCAAATACCATCATTCAAGGGATTAACGTTTACTCGCCAAGCAGTGTTGATCAACTGGTCGAAAGGCAAGGCATAGAAAAGATTTTGCTTGCTACGCCGCGTGCTTCTCGCTCGGAACGTAAAACCATCATCGATTCTTTGTTGCACCTTCCAGTAGAAGTGCTCACCGTGCCTGATTTCAACGATATCGTCAACGGCAATGCCACAGTCGATGAGCTGAAAGATGTCGCGATTGAAGATCTGCTTGGCCGCGATCCGGTCGCACCCAACCCAGATCTGATGAAAGCCAACATCCAAGGTAAAGTGGTAATGGTGACTGGCGCGGGGGGGTCTATCGGCTCAGAGCTTTGTCGGCAAATCGTCAGGCAAAAACCTAAATCACTGGTTCTTTTTGAGCTGTCTGAATTTGGCCTTTATCAAATTGATAAAGAGCTTTCCAATCTGGTTGAAACAGAAAAGCTTAACGTCGAGATCATCCCACTGTTGGGTTCAGTGCAACGCATTAACCGTGTCAGCACCACCATGCGTGCCTTTGGGGTACAAACGGTGTACCACGCGGCCGCGTATAAACACGTGCCACTAGTGGAATACAATGTGGTCGAAGGGGTGCGTAACAACGTATTTGGCACCTATTACACTGCCAAAGCGGCGATTGAGGCAGGGGTAGAGTCCTTTGTGCTTATCTCAACCGACAAAGCAGTACGCCCAACCAATGTGATGGGTACCTCAAAACGAATGGCTGAGTTGGGCTTGCAAGCCCTAGCGCAGCAAGAGAACAGCAAACCCAATGGTACGCGTTTTTGCATGGTGCGTTTTGGCAATGTGCTTGGTTCATCCGGCTCTGTGATTCCTCTCTTCAAACGTCAGATTGAAGAGGGCAAAGCGATCACCGTGACACATCCAGATATTATTCGCTACTTTATGACCATACCAGAGGCAGCTCAGTTGGTGATTCAGGCAGGCGCAATGGGTAAAGGTGGCGATGTCTTTGTCTTGGATATGGGCCAACCAGTAAAAATCGTTGATCTGGCGAAAAACTTAATCCGCCTCTCTGGGCTTGAAGTTAAATCGCCTTCTAACCCGAACGGCGATATTGAGATTAAATTCACCGGCCTTCGCCCAGGCGAAAAGCTCTATGAAGAGTTATTGATTGGCGATAACGTTGAAGGCACAGAGCATGAACGCATTATGACGGCCAACGAGCAGTTCTTGCCGCTAGAGCAGTTTAATCACATTCTCGAAGATCTTGATTTAGCATGCCACCACTTCGACCATGAGGCGATTCGCCAAATCCTGCTGGAAACGCCAACAGGCTTTAACCCAACCGATGGCATTGGCGATCTCGTCTGGAACGCGAAGAAGAAACTCAAAGCATCCCAAGCAAAAGTCGTTGAAATGAAGGTAACGGCGTAG